In Hemiscyllium ocellatum isolate sHemOce1 chromosome 16, sHemOce1.pat.X.cur, whole genome shotgun sequence, one genomic interval encodes:
- the pou4f3 gene encoding POU domain, class 4, transcription factor 3 — MMAMNSKQHLGMSPLLQEAKYPSLHSSSEAMRRVCLPTPPLQGNIFGGFDDSLLARAEALAAVDVIPHTKSHPHFKPDLSYHTMSSVPCSSTSSTLAISPPPSLTSHHVHPAHQLLETDLLDISPSLTGLGGADPSAVLSAPGHLNGMGHLHPAVPMAHPHSFPGHAGVPCLNEAEADPRELEAFAERFKQRRIKLGVTQADVGAALANLKIPGVGSLSQSTICRFESLTLSHNNMIALKPVLQTWLEEAESVYREKASKPEVFSAGDRKRKRTSIAAPEKRSLEAYFAIQPRPSSEKIAAIAEKLDLKKNVVRVWFCNQRQKQKRMKYSANH; from the exons ATGATGGCCATGAACAGCAAGCAGCACTTGGGCATGTCCCCTCTGCTCCAGGAGGCCAAGTACCCGAGCCTGCACTCCAGCTCCGAGGCCATGAGGAGAGTTTGCCTCCCAACGCCGCCG CTCCAGGGCAATATATTCGGCGGCTTTGATGACAGCCTGTTAGCCCGCGCTGAAGCTCTGGCGGCTGTCGATGTGATCCCTCACACTAAGAGTCACCCGCACTTCAAGCCGGACCTCAGTTACCACACCATGAGCAGCGTGCCGTGCAGTTCCACCTCTTCGACGCTGGCCATCTCCCCTCCGCCCAGCCTGACCTCCCATCACGTTCACCCGGCTCACCAGCTGCTGGAGACCGACTTGCTGGACATCTCGCCCAGCCTGACCGGCCTGGGGGGCGCTGACCCCTCGGCGGTGCTGTCCGCGCCTGGCCACCTCAATGGCATGGGGCACCTCCACCCGGCGGTGCCCATGGCTCACCCGCACTCGTTCCCCGGCCACGCCGGCGTGCCGTGCCTCAATGAGGCGGAGGCTGACCCCCGGGAGCTGGAAGCTTTCGCCGAGCGGTTCAAGCAGAGGAGGATCAAGCTGGGGGTGACTCAGGCTGATGTCGGGGCAGCCCTGGCCAACCTGAAGATCCCGGGAGTGGGCTCCCTGAGCCAGAGCACCATCTGCAGGTTCGAGTCCCTCACCCTGTCCCACAACAACATGATCGCCCTGAAGCCGGTGCTGCAGACCTGGCTGGAGGAAGCCGAGAGCGTTTACCGGGAGAAAGCCAGCAAGCCCGAGGTCTTCAGCGCCGGAGACAGGAAACGCAAGCGGACCTCGATCGCCGCGCCCGAGAAGCGCTCCCTGGAAGCTTACTTCGCCATCCAGCCCCGGCCGTCCTCGGAGAAAATCGCGGCGATCGCCGAGAAACTGGACCTGAAGAAGAACGTGGTCAGGGTCTGGTTTTGCaatcagagacagaaacagaagcgGATGAAATACTCCGCCAATCACTGA